The sequence GTTCGTGCAGCAGGGCGATCGCCAGGGACAGCCGCCGTTTCATGCCGCCCGAAAATTTGGCCACAAGCTTTTTCAAATCGCCGGATAAATTGACGAGCTCCATGACTTCGGCGATCCGTTTGTTTCGGTCCGCTTTTTTCATCCCGAACAGGGAAGCGAAGAAAGTTAAGTTTTCCCACGCGGTCAATTCCGCGTATAGCGCGTCGGACTGAGCCATATAGCCGATTTTTTGCAGCATCGACAGTTTCGGAAGTTTTTCGTTCAACACATACACATCGCCGGATGATGCCCGGTCTATGCCGGCGATTAATTTGACCAGCGTTGTTTTGCCGGCGCCGGAAGGGCCGAGGAACCCGAAAATTTCCGCACGGTGGATCGTAAGGCTGATATCGGTCAGCACCGTTTTTTTGCCGAACGATTTGCCGACATGTTCGACGCGCACGCAAGCTTCGGATGGTTGAGACATGAACATCCCTCTCTTTCTCACTGCCTAATGTAGTGTGAGTAATCACTCACTCACTTCCATTTGCAGTTTAACCCAAAACTTGCCGGTTGTAAAGTGAGTAATCACTCACATACACATCGGCGCTTGCTATGAAAACGCCAGGCGATACAACGGCAAAAGCGTTTCGCAAACCGTTTCGATTTTGTTTCGCAGTTTGTCGCCGTCAAGCGCTTCTTCGCTGCCCTTTAAGACATTGGCGCCGCACACAAGATCAAATCGCTTGCCCAAGCGCAGCTTGGCCGCCATTTCGCGGATATCCCGTTCGCGCAAAAGCTTGTGCGCTTGCCGCATCGGCATTGTGCTGTCAAGCGACCAAAGGAAGTCTTTAGGCACGGATGCCAACACCGCCGCCGGATTTTTCTCCATCGCCGCGGCCATTATCGCTTTGTGCGGGCTTTCGTAAACGATGGCGAATTGGATATAGAGGTGGGTGGAAAACAACCCCATTTCAAAGTGCGGATACGCCTTGTACCCGCGCTTGTTGTTCGACCAGGCAACCCACGTGTCGTCGGGAGGATTTACAGTTCTGCGCATGTGTTTGGCCACGTGAAAGTACATCGGTTCTCCGGTGAGCGCCGTAAGGAAAGGCTCCATTTCTTGTCCGATTTCCG comes from Bacilli bacterium and encodes:
- a CDS encoding ABC transporter ATP-binding protein encodes the protein MSQPSEACVRVEHVGKSFGKKTVLTDISLTIHRAEIFGFLGPSGAGKTTLVKLIAGIDRASSGDVYVLNEKLPKLSMLQKIGYMAQSDALYAELTAWENLTFFASLFGMKKADRNKRIAEVMELVNLSGDLKKLVAKFSGGMKRRLSLAIALLHEPEILILDEPTVGIDPVLRQSIWNELRRLSENGTSVIVTTHVMDEAEKCDRLGMIRDGKLIAVGTPDALRKETHAASIEQAFLIYGGVQA
- a CDS encoding DUF1054 domain-containing protein, whose product is MAVQGFHENDFAVFSIPGLSERMAAIVARVRPKLTEIGQEMEPFLTALTGEPMYFHVAKHMRRTVNPPDDTWVAWSNNKRGYKAYPHFEMGLFSTHLYIQFAIVYESPHKAIMAAAMEKNPAAVLASVPKDFLWSLDSTMPMRQAHKLLRERDIREMAAKLRLGKRFDLVCGANVLKGSEEALDGDKLRNKIETVCETLLPLYRLAFS